The Beijerinckiaceae bacterium RH AL1 genome has a segment encoding these proteins:
- a CDS encoding hypothetical protein (ID:RHAL1_00398;~conserved protein of unknown function;~source:Prodigal:2.6) yields the protein MGGWGNATRQAGWNQSGWCRGGWAEVRRDKDMQPHAAVGRWTALDVALTIGTFLLSWQVGVAFIALKLWHQASGFDGSVLAFAADRWDMLVRAARRLLTGASLPVPFASRSSGNLAFDAWRQTELQRIEAERNKLRAAEREFAAYRDELLHAKDREDFDRFMKSRDASPG from the coding sequence ATGGGTGGCTGGGGCAATGCCACGCGTCAGGCTGGCTGGAACCAGAGCGGCTGGTGCCGCGGCGGATGGGCCGAGGTTCGGCGCGACAAGGACATGCAGCCTCACGCGGCCGTGGGCCGCTGGACCGCGCTCGATGTCGCGTTGACGATCGGCACGTTCCTTTTGAGCTGGCAGGTCGGCGTCGCCTTCATCGCGCTCAAGCTCTGGCACCAGGCCAGCGGCTTCGACGGCAGCGTGCTGGCCTTCGCCGCGGATCGCTGGGACATGCTGGTCCGCGCGGCGCGCCGGCTCCTGACAGGCGCAAGCCTTCCGGTGCCCTTCGCGTCGCGTTCGTCAGGCAACCTCGCCTTCGACGCCTGGCGCCAGACCGAGCTGCAGCGCATCGAGGCCGAGCGCAACAAGCTGCGCGCCGCCGAGCGCGAGTTCGCCGCCTACCGCGACGAGCTGCTGCACGCCAAGGATCGCGAGGATTTCGACCGGTTCATGAAGTCGCGGGACGCATCGCCGGGCTAG